A genomic window from Leptolyngbya sp. BL0902 includes:
- the groES gene encoding co-chaperone GroES yields the protein MAAITLAASSVKPLADRVLIKVSASEETTAGGILLPDTAKEKPQVGEITAVGPGKTDDKGNRQALDVNIGDKVLYSKYAGTDIKLGGEEYVLLSEKDILAVLG from the coding sequence ATGGCTGCTATCACCCTAGCCGCATCCAGCGTTAAGCCCCTGGCGGATCGAGTTCTGATCAAAGTCAGCGCTTCTGAAGAAACCACCGCTGGCGGCATTCTGCTGCCCGACACTGCCAAAGAAAAGCCCCAGGTTGGCGAAATTACCGCCGTTGGCCCCGGCAAAACCGATGACAAAGGCAACCGCCAAGCCCTCGATGTGAACATTGGCGACAAAGTGCTGTACTCCAAGTATGCCGGAACCGACATCAAACTGGGCGGCGAAGAGTATGTGCTGCTGTCTGAGAAAGATATCCTGGCCGTTTTGGGCTAA
- a CDS encoding DUF4126 domain-containing protein, whose translation MVINPYVPTAVPPLTADRVYDWPKPIAHYFREVAMELDILLHIAIGIGLSAAAGFRILVPFLMTGIAAQQGYLTLSPGMSWMATTPAIIAFAVATVIEVLIYLVPVVDNLMDVVELPAAAIAGTVLTAAVVGGDMSPFLQWSLALIAGGTVASGTQAFTGLARLASTAAAGPVGNVAVSGTELASSTVLSILAIATPILVLLVVIVLFFLIFRRRGWRRKPY comes from the coding sequence GTGGTTATTAATCCCTATGTTCCCACAGCCGTTCCACCCCTGACCGCAGACAGGGTTTATGATTGGCCCAAACCCATCGCCCATTACTTCCGCGAGGTCGCCATGGAACTGGATATTCTTTTGCACATTGCCATTGGCATTGGCCTCAGTGCGGCGGCGGGGTTTCGGATTTTGGTGCCGTTTTTGATGACAGGCATTGCCGCCCAGCAGGGCTACCTTACCCTGTCACCAGGGATGAGCTGGATGGCCACCACTCCAGCCATCATCGCCTTTGCGGTCGCCACGGTGATTGAAGTGCTGATTTACCTGGTGCCCGTGGTAGACAACCTGATGGACGTTGTAGAACTCCCTGCCGCCGCCATCGCCGGAACCGTGCTCACCGCCGCCGTGGTCGGGGGAGACATGAGCCCCTTTTTGCAGTGGAGCTTGGCCCTTATTGCCGGGGGTACCGTGGCCAGCGGCACCCAAGCCTTTACCGGGCTGGCGCGACTCGCCTCCACCGCAGCGGCAGGGCCAGTGGGAAATGTGGCGGTTTCCGGCACCGAATTGGCCAGTTCCACGGTGCTGTCAATCTTGGCCATCGCCACGCCCATCCTGGTGTTACTGGTGGTGATTGTCCTGTTCTTTCTCATCTTCCGGCGGCGCGGCTGGCGACGAAAACCCTATTGA
- a CDS encoding M23 family metallopeptidase, with amino-acid sequence MPVRLAPLGRWGVGVIAGLSVGLWGSPGPAAELSWIAQASSSADSLCPAPALSRLGRHRVAAGETLETIAQRYGLLSTTIMGFNPAVQGGRVSVGQELVIPPYNGIRVRVSPGQTWAQVAQAYDRQADLLFEINGCVGTVPTEIFIPGINWFPGVSTAASTNNAPQSRPSPLQGYPLPERAEVVMNFGWQPAPDRDEVVFNTGVALAATAETPVLAVGSGTVAFVGTDPVYGNLIVVNHADGLQTRYANLTAMTVAVGQTVAQGARLGQVAPQDERPESYLFFEVRLNSALGWVAQNPHDLVPAMALR; translated from the coding sequence ATGCCCGTCCGTCTAGCTCCCCTGGGCCGCTGGGGGGTAGGGGTCATCGCCGGGTTGAGTGTTGGCCTCTGGGGGAGCCCCGGCCCTGCGGCAGAACTGTCCTGGATCGCCCAGGCGTCCTCGTCTGCGGATTCCCTTTGTCCGGCTCCGGCCCTATCGCGGCTGGGGCGTCATCGGGTGGCGGCTGGGGAAACGCTGGAAACCATTGCCCAACGTTACGGATTGCTGAGCACCACCATCATGGGCTTCAACCCGGCGGTGCAAGGGGGACGGGTCAGCGTTGGGCAGGAGTTGGTGATTCCCCCCTACAACGGCATTCGGGTGCGGGTGAGCCCCGGCCAAACCTGGGCACAGGTGGCCCAAGCCTACGACCGTCAGGCCGACCTTTTGTTTGAGATCAATGGCTGCGTCGGCACCGTACCCACCGAAATCTTTATTCCGGGCATTAACTGGTTTCCCGGTGTCAGCACCGCAGCCAGCACCAATAATGCGCCTCAATCCCGCCCTAGCCCCCTCCAAGGCTATCCCCTGCCGGAGCGGGCCGAGGTGGTCATGAACTTTGGCTGGCAGCCCGCCCCAGATCGCGATGAGGTGGTGTTTAACACGGGGGTTGCGTTGGCGGCAACGGCAGAGACTCCCGTGCTAGCTGTGGGGTCAGGGACGGTGGCCTTTGTGGGAACGGATCCGGTCTACGGCAACCTCATTGTGGTGAACCATGCCGATGGCCTGCAAACCCGCTACGCGAACCTCACAGCTATGACGGTCGCCGTCGGCCAAACGGTGGCCCAGGGGGCCAGGTTAGGGCAAGTGGCCCCTCAAGACGAGCGCCCAGAGTCCTACCTCTTCTTTGAAGTGCGGCTCAATTCAGCCCTGGGCTGGGTGGCGCAAAATCCCCATGATCTCGTCCCGGCCATGGCTCTGCGGTAG